One part of the Schistocerca piceifrons isolate TAMUIC-IGC-003096 chromosome 2, iqSchPice1.1, whole genome shotgun sequence genome encodes these proteins:
- the LOC124775816 gene encoding radial spoke head 14 homolog, giving the protein MGRILDRELKRQLRLQSHKPPFLPIVSAIPCLYAPYVDATRSRVAFGRRALPKLLKELHHPDKLLVRQALNSLSDLVYDPEKAYEAVKLNVIARVQNLLTSEDVYVRDRCCAILVTIADQAIGKEAIIKNDKALENILKLMGDEELGVRYKASLAFEITTSYWVVTDMSIKKWVLPIILHRLDVEEDPDVVKIHLRTLLSILQRGVNKEAVELGAMKILLKYIDYLRDEVRHYAIACLASLVSEHTGLELSIDTGLVLQLKERLFDHSVEVRSKTAACVSFIAVPPDPKIQVSELGITDELLSLAANHPNEELQINAVKVLTNIAETPKGRIYLSGKLQIIENITTGDSEKLERHIDTLVKVIKWKP; this is encoded by the coding sequence ATGGGAAGAATTCTTGACAGAGAGCTGAAGCGTCAACTTAGACTACAGTCGCACAAGCCTCCGTTTCTACCTATCGTTTCCGCTATCCCTTGCCTTTATGCACCATACGTTGACGCTACTAGATCCAGAGTAGCATTTGGAAGAAGAGCTCTGCCTAAACTATTAAAAGAGTTGCACCATCCTGATAAACTTCTTGTGCGGCAAGCTCTCAACTCCCTCTCAGATTTGGTATACGATCCTGAGAAAGCCTATGAAGCTGTGAAACTAAACGTCATAGCAAGAGTTCAAAACCTTCTTACAAGTGAAGACGTTTACGTACGAGACCGGTGCTGCGCTATATTAGTGACAATCGCTGACCAAGCAATTGGAAAAGAGGCAATAATTAAAAATGACAAGGCACTGGAAAATATCTTGAAGTTAATGGGTGACGAAGAACTTGGTGTTCGTTACAAGGCGTCTTTAGCATTTGAAATCACAACTAGCTATTGGGTTGTTACAGATATGTCAATTAAGAAATGGGTTCTCCCAATAATTTTACATCGCTTGGATGTGGAAGAAGATCCTGATGTAGTAAAGATTCATCTACGAACTCTTCTTTCAATCTTACAACGAGGTGTCAATAAAGAAGCGGTAGAGCTGGGAGCTATGAAAATACTTCTTAAATATATCGATTATCTCAGAGATGAGGTCCGCCACTATGCCATTGCATGTCTTGCGTCTCTGGTATCAGAACATACAGGTTTGGAATTATCAATTGACACAGGTCTCGTTCTTCAACTTAAGGAAAGATtatttgaccactcagtggaagtaAGATCAAAGACTGCCGCTTGTGTTTCCTTCATAGCTGTTCCACCAGATCCGAAGATACAAGTCTCAGAGCTTGGTATTACCGATGAACTTCTCTCTTTAGCTGCAAATCATCCCAACGAAGAATTGCAAATTAATGCTGTTAAGGTACTGACAAATATTGCTGAGACACCTAAGGGAAGAATCTATTTAAGTGGTAAACTACAGATTATAGAAAACATCACCACAGGTGATTCTGAGAAACTAGAAAGGCATATTGACACACTTGTAAAAGTTATAAAGTGGAAACCATGA